In Pseudomonas fluorescens NCIMB 11764, a single window of DNA contains:
- the qhpC gene encoding quinohemoprotein amine dehydrogenase subunit gamma produces the protein MKHLKAINNKALKLDEAASENRIEEVVAMSSVAGCASTTDPGWEIDAFGGVSSLCQPMEADLYGCSDPCWWPAQVPDMMSTYPDWNKDAQASNDNWRNLGTVFPKDK, from the coding sequence ATGAAACATCTCAAGGCAATCAATAATAAAGCGTTGAAACTCGATGAGGCCGCGTCCGAAAACCGCATCGAAGAAGTGGTGGCGATGAGTTCTGTCGCGGGCTGTGCGTCGACCACCGACCCGGGTTGGGAAATCGATGCGTTTGGCGGTGTGTCGTCGTTGTGCCAGCCGATGGAAGCCGACCTTTATGGCTGCTCCGACCCTTGCTGGTGGCCGGCCCAGGTGCCCGACATGATGAGCACCTACCCGGACTGGAACAAGGATGCCCAGGCGTCCAACGACAACTGGCGCAACCTTGGCACTGTCTTTCCAAAAGACAAGTGA
- the peaB gene encoding quinohemoprotein amine dehydrogenase maturation protein: MGAILNLVERNLHEVHVDADRMLFHIPSSSLFASDELTGTIIDTLRGPGCSSDDLIQRLSSRFNGDEITETLRELMSLELVSDGSPLTPDIGTKRVERTAINTVVLNVNTGCNLSCTYCYKEDLDKPSAGKKMDVETAIASVEMLLRESPDEERFTVVFFGGEPLSNRKLIEYMVDYCEKRFREAGKFVEFVMTTNATLLTEDTVDYLNAHRFGLSVSIDGPKTVHDRNRITVGGQGTYDVVRRKAEMLLSRYNSRPVGARVTLTTGVTDVETIWDHLFNELGFAEVGFAPVTSGDISTFNLTSDELIEVFASMKRLGRRYLDAALEHRNIGFSNLHQLITDIHEGHKKALPCGAGLKMLAVDHKGELNLCHRFTGSSLPTFGNVHSGVKQVELNDFLSQRLDRTNTGCEDCQIRNLCSGGCYHESYARYGDPTHPTYHYCELMRDWVDFGIEVYTRIMAHNPAFISSYITPRKAH, encoded by the coding sequence ATGGGCGCTATTTTGAATCTGGTTGAGCGGAACCTGCACGAAGTGCACGTCGATGCCGACCGCATGCTGTTTCACATTCCCAGCAGTTCACTGTTCGCCAGCGACGAGCTGACGGGCACCATCATTGATACGTTGCGCGGTCCCGGCTGTTCGTCGGACGACCTGATCCAGCGTTTGTCTTCTCGCTTCAACGGCGACGAAATCACCGAGACCCTGCGTGAGCTGATGTCCCTGGAGCTGGTCAGCGACGGCTCGCCGCTGACCCCGGACATCGGCACCAAACGGGTCGAGCGCACCGCGATCAATACCGTAGTGCTCAACGTCAACACCGGCTGCAACCTGAGCTGCACCTACTGCTACAAGGAAGACCTCGACAAGCCGTCGGCCGGCAAGAAAATGGACGTCGAAACGGCTATTGCATCAGTGGAAATGCTGCTGCGTGAATCCCCGGACGAAGAGCGTTTTACCGTGGTGTTTTTCGGCGGTGAGCCGCTGAGCAATCGCAAGCTGATCGAATACATGGTCGACTATTGCGAGAAGCGTTTCCGCGAGGCCGGCAAGTTCGTCGAGTTCGTCATGACCACCAACGCGACGCTGCTCACCGAAGACACCGTGGACTACCTCAACGCCCACCGTTTCGGCCTGTCAGTCAGTATCGACGGGCCGAAAACCGTGCACGACCGCAACCGCATCACCGTGGGCGGGCAGGGCACTTACGACGTGGTGCGGCGCAAGGCCGAGATGCTGCTGTCGCGCTACAACAGTCGTCCGGTCGGTGCCCGCGTAACCCTGACCACCGGCGTCACCGACGTCGAAACCATCTGGGATCACCTGTTCAATGAACTGGGGTTTGCCGAAGTCGGCTTTGCCCCGGTGACCTCCGGCGACATCAGCACCTTCAACCTCACCAGTGACGAACTGATCGAGGTCTTCGCCAGTATGAAACGCCTCGGTCGGCGTTACCTGGACGCGGCGCTGGAGCACCGCAACATCGGCTTCTCCAACCTGCACCAGTTGATCACCGACATCCACGAAGGCCACAAAAAAGCCCTGCCCTGCGGCGCGGGCCTGAAGATGCTGGCGGTGGATCACAAGGGTGAACTGAACCTGTGCCACCGCTTTACCGGCTCATCGCTGCCGACCTTCGGCAACGTGCACAGCGGTGTGAAACAGGTCGAGCTGAACGACTTCCTGTCCCAGCGCCTTGACCGTACCAACACCGGTTGCGAGGACTGCCAGATCCGCAATCTCTGCTCCGGCGGTTGCTACCACGAGAGCTACGCCCGTTACGGCGACCCGACCCACCCGACCTATCACTACTGCGAACTGATGCGTGACTGGGTCGATTTCGGCATCGAGGTCTATACCCGGATCATGGCCCACAACCCTGCGTTTATCAGCAGCTACATCACTCCGCGCAAGGCTCACTGA
- the peaA gene encoding quinohemoprotein amine dehydrogenase subunit alpha, whose protein sequence is MKRKLRSGLSVSLLAVAACVALHSPYSLAARDAQTILKETCQGCHTPEADNALSRISHQRKTPEGWLMSIARMQTMHGLQISDDDRRTLVKYLADTQGLAPSETDGVRYALERRLNTVEKFDDQTSQMCGRCHSGARVALQRRPAQEWERLVNFHLGQWPSLEYQALSRDRDWFDLARKDMVPLLAKRYPLDNPAWKKWQATAPKAEALVGDWSFSGHLPGKGELAGVMSVSADGDDTFKVSVKGQYADGSPFNGDGSAILYTGYEWRGNVTIDGVTMRQVFAAQGNAMQGRMFEAEHDERGLDFVAAKQGSSRLLAVQPGYLKAGVETEVTLIGSGLSGKPNFGKGVEVVEVVEQNADRIKVRLKAAANAQPGLRNVTVGTLKGPTLSVYSKIAEVKVVPEFSVARIGDGGGSTPKVQGRFDAEAWGKGADGKPYRIGVFPAQWSVEAFDDRAKEDEDVKFAGTMQADTGVFTPGDAGPNPQRKMSTNNAGNLKVIAAVDDAGKSLTGEGHMIVTVQRWNNPPIP, encoded by the coding sequence ATGAAGAGAAAACTCCGATCAGGCCTGAGCGTCAGTCTGCTGGCCGTGGCCGCCTGTGTGGCGCTGCATTCGCCTTATAGCCTGGCAGCCCGCGACGCCCAGACCATCCTCAAGGAAACCTGTCAGGGCTGTCACACCCCTGAAGCCGATAATGCCCTGAGCCGCATCAGTCACCAGCGCAAAACGCCGGAAGGCTGGCTGATGAGCATCGCCCGGATGCAGACCATGCACGGTTTGCAGATCAGCGATGACGACCGCCGCACGTTGGTCAAGTACCTGGCCGACACTCAGGGCCTGGCGCCGAGTGAGACCGATGGCGTTCGGTATGCGCTGGAGCGGCGACTCAATACTGTCGAGAAATTCGACGACCAGACCAGCCAGATGTGCGGCCGCTGCCACTCCGGGGCGCGGGTCGCCCTGCAACGGCGTCCGGCCCAGGAATGGGAGCGTCTGGTGAATTTCCACCTCGGCCAGTGGCCGTCGCTGGAATACCAGGCCCTGTCTCGCGACCGCGACTGGTTCGATCTGGCACGAAAAGACATGGTGCCGTTGTTGGCCAAGCGTTATCCGCTGGACAACCCGGCCTGGAAAAAATGGCAGGCCACGGCGCCGAAAGCCGAGGCGCTGGTGGGCGACTGGAGCTTCAGCGGCCACTTGCCAGGCAAAGGTGAACTGGCCGGGGTGATGAGCGTGAGCGCCGATGGCGACGACACGTTCAAGGTCAGCGTCAAAGGCCAATACGCCGATGGCTCCCCGTTCAATGGCGACGGCAGCGCGATTCTCTACACCGGCTATGAATGGCGTGGCAACGTGACCATCGACGGCGTGACCATGCGTCAGGTGTTCGCCGCCCAGGGCAATGCCATGCAGGGCCGGATGTTCGAGGCCGAGCACGATGAACGCGGCCTGGACTTCGTCGCGGCCAAGCAGGGCAGCAGTCGTTTGCTGGCGGTGCAGCCGGGTTATCTGAAGGCTGGCGTCGAGACCGAAGTGACCCTGATCGGCAGCGGTCTTAGCGGCAAACCGAACTTCGGCAAAGGCGTGGAAGTGGTCGAGGTTGTCGAGCAAAACGCAGATCGTATCAAGGTCAGACTCAAAGCCGCCGCCAATGCCCAGCCGGGCCTGCGCAACGTCACCGTCGGCACGCTGAAAGGCCCGACCCTGTCGGTCTACAGCAAAATTGCCGAAGTCAAAGTCGTGCCCGAGTTCTCGGTGGCGCGGATCGGCGATGGCGGTGGTTCGACGCCGAAAGTCCAGGGGCGTTTTGATGCTGAAGCGTGGGGCAAGGGCGCTGACGGCAAGCCGTATCGCATCGGCGTGTTCCCGGCGCAGTGGTCGGTCGAAGCCTTCGACGACCGCGCCAAGGAAGACGAAGACGTCAAGTTCGCCGGCACCATGCAAGCCGACACCGGCGTGTTCACCCCGGGCGATGCCGGGCCGAACCCGCAACGCAAAATGTCCACCAACAATGCCGGCAACCTCAAGGTGATCGCCGCCGTCGACGACGCAGGGAAATCCCTGACCGGCGAAGGCCACATGATCGTCACCGTGCAACGCTGGAACAATCCACCCATTCCGTGA
- a CDS encoding DUF1652 domain-containing protein, with protein sequence MFLSTLEIQSIIEHSFLPAVCTCNMEADQSLTIRVCDCMTGKVDLIATHVPVWTLDSPHAIATLVADMRQEIEAHKSIHPTYSI encoded by the coding sequence ATGTTCCTTTCAACCCTGGAAATCCAAAGCATCATCGAACACAGCTTTCTGCCCGCCGTCTGCACCTGCAACATGGAAGCGGACCAGTCCCTGACGATCCGGGTCTGTGACTGCATGACTGGCAAAGTGGACCTGATCGCCACCCACGTTCCGGTGTGGACACTGGACAGTCCCCATGCCATCGCCACACTGGTGGCGGACATGCGTCAGGAAATCGAGGCGCACAAAAGCATTCATCCCACCTATTCGATCTGA